GTGGCCCTCGGCGCGCCGTTCCTGCTGCTGCACCGGCGGCGGGCGACCCTCGGCGCCGCCGCCGCGATCGTCGCCGGGCCCGCGCTGTTCATCATGGTGATGTACGAGTTCCCCGGCGCGCAGCCGGTCGCCGCGCTGACCGCCGTCCTCGGCGCGTTCGTCGCGGACCTGGTGCTGACCCGGCTCGACGCGGTACGCGGCGCCGACGCCCCACTGCGGCTGCCGCTGGCCGGCGCGGTCTTCGCCGCCTGCGTCTGGGGCGGTCACCTGCTCGGCCTGGCGCTGACCGACGGGATCCGGTGGACGCCGGAGGTGTGGACCGGGATCATCACGCTCACCGCGTTCGAGGGCGCGCTGCTCGGCGGCCTGGCCGCCCGCCCGACCCCGACCGCCGGCTAGGCCCCCGCCGGTGCCCGCCGACCGAGGTCAACGGCCGGCGGGCAGGCGGTGCAGGGCGTCCACCAGCGGTGCCAGCTCGGGGGTGCGTTCGGCCTCGGCGAGCGCGTCGGCGAGCACCCTGTCGTGGGTCGGCCGGGCCCGGGCCAACAGCTCGGAGCCGGCTGGGGTGAGCTCGGTGTAGATGCCGCGCCGGTCGTCCGCGCAGAGGATCCGGGTGAGCAGTCCGCGTTCCTCCAGCCGGGTGACGAGCCGGGTGGTGGCGCTGCCGGAGAGCGCGGCGGCGCGGGCCAGCTGGCGCATCCGCATGTGCCAGCCGTCCTGCCGGGACAGGGCGTCGAGCACCGTGTATTCCACGACGGAGAGCTGGTGCTCGGCCTGAAGGGCACGCTCCAGGGACGTCTCGATCAGCCCGTGCATCGCGGCGAGCGTGCGCCAACCCTGGGCGCGGATCTCCACCGCGTCGTCCCCGATGCCCATCTCCGCCCGCCTTCCGCTGTGACCTGCGTCCCCCAGGCTAGCACGCTTGCGCCGATAGAAAGCGCGTGCAACTATTTTGGTTGTCTACGCGGGTAGTTGCACACGCCTCTCATCGCCGCACCTCTCCCGACCCCACGAAGGAAACGTCATGTCCCAGCGCACCAGCGCCCTGCCCGGCGGCCTGCTCGCCCTCGCGATCGGGGCGTTCGGCATCGGCCTCACCGAATTCGTGATCATGGGACTGCTCCCCCAGGTCGCGGCGGACTTCGCGGTCAGCGAGCCGGTCGCCGGGTGGCTCATCTCCGGCTATGCGCTCAGCGTCGCCGTCGGCGGGGTCGCACTCACCGCCGCGGTGACCCGGCTGCGCCGCAAACACGTCCTGCTGGCCCTGATGGTGCTCTTCGTCATCGGCAACCTCCTCTCCGCCGTCGCCGGGACGTACGCGGTGATGCTGGCCGGACGGATCGTCGCCGCCCTCTGCCACGGGGCCTTCTTCGGCATCGGCGCGGTGGTGGCCGCCGGTCTGGTCGCTCCCGCCCGACGGGCCGGCGCGATCGCGATGATGTTCGCCGGCCTGACCACCGCCAACGTGCTCGGCGTGCCCTTCGGCACCTTCCTCGGCCAGCACTTCGGCTGGCGCTCCACCTTCTGGGCGATCACCGGCATCGGCGTGCTCGCCCTGGCCGGCCTGGCCCTGCTGGTGCCCGGCCGTGGACCGGCCACCGACGTCCCGCCGGCCGGCGGACTCCGCCGGGAGCTGCGCGCCTTCACCCACCCGCAGGTCTGGTTCTCCCTGCTCGTGACGGTCCTCGGCTTCGGCGGCATGTTCGGCGCGTTCACCTACATCGCGTACACCCTCACCGAGGTGAGCGGCTTCGCGACCGCGACCGTGCCGTGGCTGCTGGTCCTCTTCGGGGTGGGGCTCTTCGTCGGCAACCTGGCCGGCGGACGGGCCGCCGACGCCGCGCTGTCGCGCACGCTGGTCACCGTGCTCGCGGTGCTCACCATGGTCCTGGTCGGCTTCGCGCTGACCGCCGGGAATCCGGCCCTGACCGTCGGGTCGCTGCTGCTGATGGGGGCCTTCGGCTTCGCCACCGTGCCGCCGCTGCAGATGCGGATCATGAAGTACGCCCACGAGGCGCCCACCCTGGCCTCCGGCGCCAACATCGCCGCCTTCAACCTGGGCAACGCCCTGGGCGCCTGGATCGGTGGGCTCACCATCAGCGCGGGTCTCGGCTTCACCGCACCCATCTGGGCCGGGGCCGCCCTCACCCTGGCCGGCCTCGGTGTGCTCCTGGTGGCCGAGCGGCGGGCGAGGCGGGCCGTTCCCCGCCGCCCGCTGGCCACCGCCGACCTGGTCGACGCCGCGGCCTGAGGCCCCGGCCGGTCAGCCGGCCCGGGCGTCACCGCGTTCCGGCGTCGTCCGGCCCCGGAGATATGATCGTCCGGAAACCGGCGGTGGGGCCCGCCGTCCCGGCCCACGCCGGGAGAACCGCGACAGCGTCGCCAACGGTCCCTGCCAGTGATGCCCGTCCTGGTGGGAGGCACCGTGTCCCCAGAGCCCCGGATCGACCCCGACGTCGACCTGCGGGTACCCGCCGACCGGGGTGAGCTGACCGCCCACCCCGCGGCGGTGCTCGGCGCGATCGCCGCCGGCGGGGTGCTCGGCGCGCTGGCCCGGGCCGGCGCGCAGACCGCGTACCCGCACCCGCCGGGCGGCTTCGCCTGGGCCACCTTCGGGGTCAACCTCACCGGCTGTCTGCTGATCGGCGTGCTGATGGCGGTGATCAGCGCCCGGCCCACCGGCCCGCTGGTCCGGCCCTTCCTCGGCGTCGGGGTGCTGGGCGGCTTCACCACCTTCTCCACGTACGTGGTGGACGTGCAGAAGGCGGTGGCGGCCGGGGCGGCGGGCACCGCGCTGGCCTACCTGGCGGCCACCCTGGTCGGCGCGCTGGTCGCGGTCTGGGTCGGCGACGCCGCGACGACCCGGCTGCTGGCCCGGCGCAGCGGTGGGCAGGCCCGGTGACCGTCCTGCTGGTCGCGCTCGGGGCGGCGCTCGGCGCGCCGCTGCGCTACCTCACCGACCGGGCCGTCCAGGCCCGGCACGACTCGCCCTTCCCGTGGGGCACGCTCACCGTCAACGTGGTCGGGTCGATGCTGCTCGGCGCGGTCGTCGCGCTTCCGGCCGCCCCCGCGGTGACCGCGCTGGTCGGCACCGGCTTCTGCGGGGCGCTGACCACCTGGTCCACGCTCAGCTACGAGACGCTGCGGCTGACCCGGCAGGGCGCCCGCTTCCACGCCCTGGCCAACGCGCTGGCCAGCGTGGTGGCCGGGCTGGGCGCGGCCTCGCTCGGTTTCGCCGTCGCCCACGCCCTGACCGGCTGATTCACCCGGCGGGGGCGCGCAGCGCCACCACCGGCCCGAGCACGAAGACGGCCGGTGGGCGTACCCGCTCCCGGGCGGTCAGCGCGCCGACCTCGTCGAGCCGACCGGTCAGGGTCCGCTGACCGGCGTGGCCGGCGTCCTGCACCACCAGCACCGGGGACCCCGGGTCACGGCCGTGCGCGACCAGCACCGCCGCGATCTGGTCGATGGTGTCGACCGCCATCAGCAGCACCACGGTCCCCCGGGCGCGGGCCAGCGCCGGCCAGTCCACCAGCGAGTCGGGGTGGTCCGGCGGCAGGTGACCGGAGACCACCGTGACGTCGTGGGCGACGCCCCGGTGGGTGACCGGCACGCCGGCCATCCCCGGCGCGGCGACCGCGCTGCTCACCCCGGGCACCAGCACCGTCGGCACCCCGGCCGCCGCGCAGGCCTGCACCTCCTCGTGGCCACGACCGAAGACGTACGGGTCGCCGCCCTTGAGCCGGACCACCCGGCGGCCGGCGCGGGCGTGGGTCACCAGGGCGTCGTTGATGGTGTCCTGCCCGACCGACGGGCCGCGCGGCACCTTCGCCGCGTCCACCACCAGCACGTCGGGGCGCAGCCCGGCGAGCAGGCCGGCCGGGGCGAGCCGGTCGGCCACCACCACGTCCGCGGCGTCCAGCAGCGCCTTCCCGCGTACGGTGATCAGGTCGTCGGGGCCGGGCCCGCCGCCGACGATGGCGACCTGACCGGGACGCAGCGCCGGCTCGTGGTGATGGTCGTGATGGTGATGGCCGTGGCCGTGCGCGGGGTCGTCGGGGTGGTGGTGCGGGGTCTGCGGCCGCCCCACCTTGTCGGCGAACCCGGGCAGCGCCACCCGGTAGGCGCAGGTGTCGCAGTTCATCCGGATGTCCCCGCGCAGCGCCTCGGCGTGCCGCTGGAGCACCAGGTCGGCGAGGGCGTCGCAGTCGCCGATCAGGTCGGCCACCCGCACGTCCAGCTCCGGGTGCTCCCCCGCGTACGTCGTGGTCTGCGCGACGATCCGGTCCGGCAGCACCCCGGCGAAGAGGAAGTACGGGGCGACGACGATCCGGCGGGCGCCGAGCCGGCGCAGCCGCTCCAGCACGGCCGGCACGGACG
This genomic interval from Micromonospora sp. CCTCC AA 2012012 contains the following:
- a CDS encoding MarR family winged helix-turn-helix transcriptional regulator, encoding MGIGDDAVEIRAQGWRTLAAMHGLIETSLERALQAEHQLSVVEYTVLDALSRQDGWHMRMRQLARAAALSGSATTRLVTRLEERGLLTRILCADDRRGIYTELTPAGSELLARARPTHDRVLADALAEAERTPELAPLVDALHRLPAGR
- a CDS encoding MFS transporter; protein product: MSQRTSALPGGLLALAIGAFGIGLTEFVIMGLLPQVAADFAVSEPVAGWLISGYALSVAVGGVALTAAVTRLRRKHVLLALMVLFVIGNLLSAVAGTYAVMLAGRIVAALCHGAFFGIGAVVAAGLVAPARRAGAIAMMFAGLTTANVLGVPFGTFLGQHFGWRSTFWAITGIGVLALAGLALLVPGRGPATDVPPAGGLRRELRAFTHPQVWFSLLVTVLGFGGMFGAFTYIAYTLTEVSGFATATVPWLLVLFGVGLFVGNLAGGRAADAALSRTLVTVLAVLTMVLVGFALTAGNPALTVGSLLLMGAFGFATVPPLQMRIMKYAHEAPTLASGANIAAFNLGNALGAWIGGLTISAGLGFTAPIWAGAALTLAGLGVLLVAERRARRAVPRRPLATADLVDAAA
- a CDS encoding FluC/FEX family fluoride channel, which translates into the protein MPVLVGGTVSPEPRIDPDVDLRVPADRGELTAHPAAVLGAIAAGGVLGALARAGAQTAYPHPPGGFAWATFGVNLTGCLLIGVLMAVISARPTGPLVRPFLGVGVLGGFTTFSTYVVDVQKAVAAGAAGTALAYLAATLVGALVAVWVGDAATTRLLARRSGGQAR
- the crcB gene encoding fluoride efflux transporter CrcB; translated protein: MTVLLVALGAALGAPLRYLTDRAVQARHDSPFPWGTLTVNVVGSMLLGAVVALPAAPAVTALVGTGFCGALTTWSTLSYETLRLTRQGARFHALANALASVVAGLGAASLGFAVAHALTG
- the cobA gene encoding uroporphyrinogen-III C-methyltransferase translates to MTPDRTPLLIVGHGTRSAPGVAQFAALVDRIRRRNVVDDVEGGFIELSRPPLTDAVGALVGRGSRNLVALPLVLAAAGHGKGDIPAALAREKQRHPGLRYAYGRPLGPHPLLHDVLAARIDTVLDGDDRAGTWVALIGRGSTDPDANAEVAKVARLLWEGRGYAGVEPGFISLAEPSVPAVLERLRRLGARRIVVAPYFLFAGVLPDRIVAQTTTYAGEHPELDVRVADLIGDCDALADLVLQRHAEALRGDIRMNCDTCAYRVALPGFADKVGRPQTPHHHPDDPAHGHGHHHHDHHHEPALRPGQVAIVGGGPGPDDLITVRGKALLDAADVVVADRLAPAGLLAGLRPDVLVVDAAKVPRGPSVGQDTINDALVTHARAGRRVVRLKGGDPYVFGRGHEEVQACAAAGVPTVLVPGVSSAVAAPGMAGVPVTHRGVAHDVTVVSGHLPPDHPDSLVDWPALARARGTVVLLMAVDTIDQIAAVLVAHGRDPGSPVLVVQDAGHAGQRTLTGRLDEVGALTARERVRPPAVFVLGPVVALRAPAG